The following coding sequences are from one Coffea arabica cultivar ET-39 chromosome 11e, Coffea Arabica ET-39 HiFi, whole genome shotgun sequence window:
- the LOC113719416 gene encoding NADH dehydrogenase [ubiquinone] flavoprotein 1, mitochondrial gives MAPIKGILSSQRISLVKQSEHWVLGSRLFSTQAASTASTPQPPPPPPPPEKTHFGGLKDEDRIFTNVYGLHDPFLKGAMKRGDWHRTKDLVLKGADWIVNEMKKSGLRGRGGAGFPSGLKWSFMPKVSDGRPSYLVVNADESEPGTCKDREIMRHDPHKLLEGCLIAGVGMRATAAYIYIRGEYVNERKNLEKARREAYEAGLLGKNACGSGYDFDVHIHFGAGAYICGEETALLESLEGKQGKPRLKPPFPANSGLYGCPSTVTNVETVAVSPTILRRGPEWFASFGRKNNSGTKLFCISGHVNKPCTVEEEMSIPLKELIERHCGGVRGGWDNLLAIIPGGSSVPLIPKHICEDVLMDFDALKAVQSGLGTAAVIVMDKSTDVVDAIARLSYFYKHESCGQCTPCREGTGWLWMIMERLKVGNAKLEEIDMLQEVTKQIEGHTICALGDAAAWPVQGLIRHFRPELERRIRDRAERELQQAAAA, from the exons ATG GCACCCATAAAGGGCATCCTTTCTTCACAAAGGATATCTTTGGTCAAGCAGTCTGAGCATTGGGTCCTGGGCAGTAGATTATTCAGCACTCAGGCTGCATCAACTGCTAGCACCCCACAGCCTCCCCCTCCTCCCCCACCTCCTGAGAAAACCCACTTTGGTGGCCTCAAAGATGAGGATCGCATTTTTACAAATGTATATGGTTTGCATGACCCTTTTCTCAAGGGTGCTATGAAACGAGGAGACTGGCATAGAACAAAAGACCTGGTACTCAAGGGTGCTGATTGGATTGTCAATGAAATGAAGAAATCTGGTCTTCGTGGGCGTGGTGGTGCTGGGTTTCCCTCTGGTCTTAAATGGTCCTTCATGCCAAAGGTGTCTGATGGTCGTCCCTCCTATCTTGTTGTCAATGCTGATGAGAGTGAACCTGGAACCTGTAAAGATAGGGAGATAATGCGCCATGATCCACACAAACTATTAGAAGGTTGTTTAATTGCTGGAGTGGGTATGAGAGCTACTGCTGCCTATATTTACATCAGGGGTGAGTATGTCAATGAGCGGAAAAATCTGGAGAAAGCCAGAAGAGAAGCTTATGAAGCTGGCTTATTAGGAAAAAATGCATGTGGGTCTGGTTATGACTTCGATGTACATATCCACTTCGGAGCTGGTGCTTATATTTGTGGTGAGGAGACAGCTCTTCTAGAGAGCCTCGAGGGCAAACAAGGAAAACCCAGATTGAAGCCTCCTTTTCCTGCTAATTCAGGGCTGTATGGGTGTCCCAGTACCGTCACAAATGTGGAAACAGTAGCTGTTTCACCTACCATTTTGAGGCGGGGCCCCGAGTGGTTCGCTAGTTTTGGTAGGAAAAACAATTCTGGAACAAAACTTTTTTGCATCTCAGGGCATGTGAACAAGCCTTGCACAGTCGAGGAGGAGATGAGTATACCATTAAAGGAACTTATAGAGAGGCACTGTGGTGGTGTTCGCGGTGGATGGGACAATTTACTTGCTATTATCCCAGGAGGTTCATCTGTCCCATTGATACCCAAGCATATATGTGAGGATGTGCTAATGGACTTTGATGCACTTAAAGCTGTACAGTCAGGGTTGGGGACTGCTGCCGTGATTGTGATGGATAAGTCAACGGATGTTGTAGACGCAATTGCAAGGCTCTCTTACTTCTACAAGCATGAGAGTTGTGGCCAGTGCACGCCATGCAGGGAAGGTACAGGGTGGCTTTGGATGATCATGGAAAGATTGAAGGTGGGGAATGCAAAACTGGAAGAGATTGACATGCTTCAAGAGGTGACGAAACAGATTGAAGGGCACACGATTTGTGCATTGGGTGATGCCGCTGCTTGGCCAGTCCAGGGTCTGATCAGGCACTTCAGACCGGAGCTCGAGAGGAGGATCAGAGATCGGGCAGAGAGGGAGCTACAACAGGCTGCCGCTGCTTGA
- the LOC113718652 gene encoding uncharacterized protein, with amino-acid sequence MVLGLRSKKKRGASVQIDYLVNVVEIKPWPPSQSLRSVQSLLLQWQNGDQNSGSFLTVAGDANIAFNESFALPVTLHPDKKARDKFQKNYLEFSLYEPRKEKATKEQLLGTAIINLSDFGVIEDVLPIIAPLNFKKTSKSSPQPALYFQVEPLDKGSSKSSPNVRSSRTSLDQDGQEAHAEFNGDDSEIASFTDDDVSSHSSQTVASSVFDAARASPSQSDKNGLEAVNEITGMDNQQSNGRLPPSLSISLSLNTGHSVNSHTLKSKVTGRSKTSLTKNSYNPSIESSSSFDGYHNMYGGSSNYIECLEQETVTHGVGKEGKNERNNPEYKNEPVDRLTQPIHDENDIEKHAPIFKGIDVAQLELNGEKEEKIFGQDEQFPTEKRSFSDYKSVDKLPHNGFRRLGTIGGVTSTREALGVQISNGRLKHVKSQLYYSAGRSEYFGKSHDTERATNVHKPKNADNSAKTIQEKENKESVDGSSNAYGQSVAENQMKVLRNESHDYGAESYSRIQMLEEELREAATLEIGLYSVVAEHGSSVSKVHAPARRLSRFYLHACKEKSRAKQASAARAAISGLVLVSKACGNDVPRLTFWLSNAIMLRVIVIQAAAEISNLEAKHAGKSDRSVSHLDSSFPKRQDSFFSVEERNSDSVEESDDWEDIETFIFALEKAESWVFSRLVESIWWQTITPHMQPTVAKTGGRTRGLGTKKNNASGYGLGDQVQGNFSIELWKKAFKDACERLCPIRAAGHECGCLPVMARLVMEQLVSRLDVAMFNAILRESAEEMPSDPVSDPISDSRVLPIPAGKLSFGAGVQLKNAIGNWSRWLSDLFGIEDSESLEDSDTAGDDKGSESFKAFRFLNALSDLMMLPLEMLMDIPTRKEVCPLLGPTMIKKVLTNFVPDEFCPNPIPLSVIHALDHEDASGVSTESITSHPCTAPPTIYSPPPATSLIRSIKEVGNNNIQRSGSSLLRKSYTSDDELDELDTRLTSIIADSFQSSAARKLNWIPRGNGKGKVSRYQLLRELWKGYEE; translated from the exons ATGGTACTCGGTTTGAGgtcaaagaaaaaaaggggtGCTTCGGTTCAAATTGATTACCTTGTCAATGTAGTGGAGATTAAGCCTTGGCCCCCATCTCAGTCTTTGAGATCGGTTCAGTCCCTATTGCTTCAGTGGCAAAATGGTGATCAAAATTCTGGTTCTTTCCTAACTGTTGCTGGGGATGCGAACATTGCGTTCAACGAGTCCTTTGCACTTCCTGTAACTTTACATCCAGATAAAAAGGCCCGCGATAAATTTCAGAAGAATTACTTGGAGTTCTCATTGTATGAGCCTCGTAAAGAAAAAGCCACTAAAGAGCAATTGTTAGGGACAGCTATAATAAATCTATCAGATTTTGGAGTAATCGAAGATGTTTTGCCCATTATTGCTCCACTGAACTTCAAGAAGACTTCCAAAAGCTCACCGCAGCCAGCTCTTTATTTTCAAGTAGAGCCCCTAGATAAGGGCAGTTCGAAGTCCTCACCCAATGTGAGATCCTCCAGAACATCATTGGACCAGGATGGCCAAGAAGCCCATGCGGAATTCAATGGTGACGACTCTGAGATAGCTTCTTTCACCGACGATGATGTTTCTTCTCATTCGTCTCAGACAGTTGCCTCTTCTGTGTTTGATGCTGCAAGGGCTTCACCATCTCAGAGTGATAAG AATGGATTGGAGGCAGTCAATGAAATTACAGGAATGGATAATCAACAGTCAAATGGAAGGTTGCCACCATCTTTGTCCATTAGCTTATCATTAAATACAGGACACTCAGTAAACAGCCATACCTTGAAGTCCAAAGTCACTGGGAGAAGCAAGACATCATTGACGAAGAATTCGTATAACCCCTCAATTGAATCTTCTTCCTCATTTGATGGCTATCACAATATGTATGGGGGATCTAGCAACTACATAGAGTGCCTTGAGCAGGAAACTGTGACCCATGGTGTCGGCAAAGAgggaaagaatgaaagaaacaaTCCAGAATATAAAAATGAGCCAGTTGATAGATTAACTCAGCCCATACATGATGAAAATGACATTGAAAAACATGCTCCCATTTTTAAGGGCATAGATGTTGCTCAGTTGGAATTGAATggggagaaggaagaaaaaatttttggacagGATGAACAGTTCCCAACTGAAAAGAGATCGTTTTCAGACTACAAGTCAGTCGATAAATTACCACATAATGGTTTCAGAAGGCTAGGTACAATTGGGGGTGTTACCTCCACTAGGGAAGCACTTGGGGTTCAGATTTCAAATGGTCGACTAAAGCATGTCAAGTCACAGTTATACTACTCAGCTGGAAGAAGTGAATATTTTGGAAAAAGCCATGACACAGAAAGGGCCACAAATGTACACAAGCCTAAGAATGCTGATAATAGTGCTAAAACTATTCAAGAAAAAGAGAACAAAGAATCTGTAGATGGAAGTTCCAATGCTTATGGTCAAAGTGTTGCAGAAAATCAAATGAAAGTGCTAAGAAATGAATCTCATGATTATGGAGCTGAATCATATTCCAGAATTCAGATGCTGGAGGAAGAGTTACGGGAAGCTGCAACTCTCGAGATTGGCCTTTACTCTGTGGTTGCTGAGCATGGGAGTTCTGTTAGCAAGGTTCATGCCCCGGCTCGCCGCCTTTCTAGATTCTATCTTCATGCATGCAAAGAAAAATCCAGGGCTAAACAGGCAAGTGCTGCAAGAGCAGCTATCTCAGGTTTAGTTTTGGTCTCCAAAGCTTGCGGAAACGATGTTCCAAG GCTGACTTTCTGGTTGTCGAATGCAATCATGTTGAGAGTTATCGTCATCCAAGCTGCTGCAGAAATATCAAATTTAGAGGCGAAGCATGCAGGAAAAAGTGATCGCTCTGTCTCTCACTTGGATTCAAGCTTCCCAAAGAGACAAGATAGCTTCTTCTCTGTTGAGGAAAGAAATAGCGATTCAGTTGAAGAATCTGATGACTGGGAGGACATAGAAACATTTATTTTTGCATTGGAGAAGGCTGAATCTTGGGTTTTTTCTCGACTTGTTGAGTCTATCTGGTGGCAG ACTATAACTCCACACATGCAGCCGACAGTTGCAAAAACAGGTGGTAGAACTAGGGGCTTAGGTACAAAGAAGAATAATGCAAGTGGATATGGTTTGGGTGATCAAGTGCAGGGTAACTTCTCTATAGAACTTTGGAAGAAGGCTTTCAAAGATGCCTGTGAAAGGCTTTGCCCAATTCGGGCAGCAGGACATGAATGTGGCTGTTTGCCTGTCATGGCAAGATTG GTAATGGAGCAGTTAGTGAGTCGATTGGATGTGGCAATGTTCAATGCTATCCTTCGTGAATCAGCGGAAGAAATGCCTTCAGATCCTGTGTCTGACCCCATTAGTGATTCTAGGGTTCTCCCAATTCCAGCTGGAAAATTGAGTTTTGGAGCGGGTGTACAACTGAAAAATGCT ATTGGTAACTGGTCCAGGTGGCTCTCAGATCTCTTTGGCATTGAAGATAGTGAATCACTTGAGGACAGTGATACTGCTGGTGATGACAAGGGATCTGAATCCTTCAAGGCTTTTCGTTTCCTCAATGCTTTGAGTGATCTCATGATGCTTCCTTTGGAGATGCTTATGGATATACCAACAAGAAAAGAG GTTTGCCCACTACTTGGTCCAACAATGATCAAGAAGGTGCTTACTAATTTTGTTCCAGATGAGTTCTGCCCAAACCCAATTCCACTAAGTGTTATTCATGCACTGGATCATGAG GATGCTTCGGGTGTTTCTACAGAATCAATCACAAGTCACCCATGCACTGCCCCTCCTACAATCTATTCACCTCCCCCGGCAACTTCACTGATACGTTCTATCAAAGAGGTTGGAAACAATAATATACAAAGAAGCGGGTCATCATTACTCAGAAAATCGTACACAAGTGATGATGAGCTTGATGAACTTGACACACGCTTGACTAGTATCATTGCTGATAGCTTCCAGAGTTCTGCTGCAAGAAAACTCAACTGGATACCCAGAGGAAACGGCAAAGGAAAGGTCTCCAGGTATCAGCTACTTCGGGAGTTATGGAAAGGTTATGAAGAGTAA
- the LOC113717113 gene encoding OVARIAN TUMOR DOMAIN-containing deubiquitinating enzyme 4-like isoform X3: MKVCLSPSRCYRIRIMFFRIYKKVTDELIKRRADTEWFVEGDFDTYVMQMRLPHSWGGEPELLMSSHVLQVPIAVHMLDKKTNSLKVIAEYGQEYGKENPVRVLYHGYGHYDILKNQFGNLQLKRKNRW; encoded by the exons atgAAAGTCTGCCTCTCCCCGTCTCGTTGCTACAGGATCAGAATAATGTTTTTTCGAATTTACAAAAAG GTGACAGATGAACTTATCAAAAGACGAGCAGATACAGAGTG GTTTGTTGAAGGTGATTTTGACACGTATGTTATGCAAATGAGGCTGCCCCATAGTTGGGGAGGAGAGCCTGAGCTACTAATGTCTTCCCATGTTTTACA GGTTCCTATCGCAGTGCATATGTTGGATAAGAAGACAAATTCCCTCAAAGTAATAGCCGAGTATGGTCAAGAATATGGAAAGGAAAATCCAGTGCGTGTTCTATATCATGGTTATGGGCATTATGACATATTAAAGAACCAGTTTGGAAACCTACAGTTAAAAAG GAAAAACAGATGGTGA
- the LOC113717113 gene encoding OVARIAN TUMOR DOMAIN-containing deubiquitinating enzyme 4-like isoform X2 translates to MPKRETSFGIPGDGRCLFRSVVHGDCLRSGKPSPSEADERELADELRAKVTDELIKRRADTEWFVEGDFDTYVMQMRLPHSWGGEPELLMSSHVLQVPIAVHMLDKKTNSLKVIAEYGQEYGKENPVRVLYHGYGHYDILKNQFGNLQLKRKNRW, encoded by the exons ATGCCGAAACGAGAAACCTCGTTTG GGATACCTGGAGATGGGAGATGCTTGTTCAGGTCTGTGGTCCATGGTGATTGTTTGAGATCAGGAAAGCCATCTCCAAGTGAAGCCGATGAGAGAGAGCTGGCTGATGAGCTCAGAGCCAAA GTGACAGATGAACTTATCAAAAGACGAGCAGATACAGAGTG GTTTGTTGAAGGTGATTTTGACACGTATGTTATGCAAATGAGGCTGCCCCATAGTTGGGGAGGAGAGCCTGAGCTACTAATGTCTTCCCATGTTTTACA GGTTCCTATCGCAGTGCATATGTTGGATAAGAAGACAAATTCCCTCAAAGTAATAGCCGAGTATGGTCAAGAATATGGAAAGGAAAATCCAGTGCGTGTTCTATATCATGGTTATGGGCATTATGACATATTAAAGAACCAGTTTGGAAACCTACAGTTAAAAAG GAAAAACAGATGGTGA
- the LOC113717113 gene encoding OVARIAN TUMOR DOMAIN-containing deubiquitinating enzyme 4-like isoform X4, with amino-acid sequence MMFEERIRSGIPGDGRCLFRSVVHGDCLRSGKPSPSEADERELADELRAKVTDELIKRRADTEWVPIAVHMLDKKTNSLKVIAEYGQEYGKENPVRVLYHGYGHYDILKNQFGNLQLKRKNRW; translated from the exons ATGATGTTTGAGGAGCGAATAAGATCTG GGATACCTGGAGATGGGAGATGCTTGTTCAGGTCTGTGGTCCATGGTGATTGTTTGAGATCAGGAAAGCCATCTCCAAGTGAAGCCGATGAGAGAGAGCTGGCTGATGAGCTCAGAGCCAAA GTGACAGATGAACTTATCAAAAGACGAGCAGATACAGAGTG GGTTCCTATCGCAGTGCATATGTTGGATAAGAAGACAAATTCCCTCAAAGTAATAGCCGAGTATGGTCAAGAATATGGAAAGGAAAATCCAGTGCGTGTTCTATATCATGGTTATGGGCATTATGACATATTAAAGAACCAGTTTGGAAACCTACAGTTAAAAAG GAAAAACAGATGGTGA
- the LOC113717113 gene encoding OVARIAN TUMOR DOMAIN-containing deubiquitinating enzyme 4-like isoform X1: MMFEERIRSGIPGDGRCLFRSVVHGDCLRSGKPSPSEADERELADELRAKVTDELIKRRADTEWFVEGDFDTYVMQMRLPHSWGGEPELLMSSHVLQVPIAVHMLDKKTNSLKVIAEYGQEYGKENPVRVLYHGYGHYDILKNQFGNLQLKRKNRW; this comes from the exons ATGATGTTTGAGGAGCGAATAAGATCTG GGATACCTGGAGATGGGAGATGCTTGTTCAGGTCTGTGGTCCATGGTGATTGTTTGAGATCAGGAAAGCCATCTCCAAGTGAAGCCGATGAGAGAGAGCTGGCTGATGAGCTCAGAGCCAAA GTGACAGATGAACTTATCAAAAGACGAGCAGATACAGAGTG GTTTGTTGAAGGTGATTTTGACACGTATGTTATGCAAATGAGGCTGCCCCATAGTTGGGGAGGAGAGCCTGAGCTACTAATGTCTTCCCATGTTTTACA GGTTCCTATCGCAGTGCATATGTTGGATAAGAAGACAAATTCCCTCAAAGTAATAGCCGAGTATGGTCAAGAATATGGAAAGGAAAATCCAGTGCGTGTTCTATATCATGGTTATGGGCATTATGACATATTAAAGAACCAGTTTGGAAACCTACAGTTAAAAAG GAAAAACAGATGGTGA
- the LOC113716808 gene encoding AAA-ATPase At3g50940-like, with protein sequence MFSLSSSIPSTASVLSAYTTFAASAVLVRTVLHEVQSMTSRLIPQQLQDKLFTKIGSLFGNLSSQMCITISDHNGLTPNEMFEACETYLRGNISPSVHRLKVVKEPKAEKLSVNINDGETTFDAFEGIHLVWRLNCSETQKTGADYDGYFSSERVERRSFELFFNKKYKDKVLGSYLPYVLERSKAINGENKVIKLYSGGNWYVDVNLQHPSTFDTLAMDPEVKKELMQDLDRFVRRRTFYKRVGKAWKRGYLLYGPPGTGKSSLVAAMANYLKFHIYDLELSSVRGNNDLRSLLVSTKNRSILVVEGIDCSIEMQNREAGQSGRRSGENQLTLSGLLNFIDGLWSSCGDERIVVFTTNYKERLDPALLRPGRMDMHIHLSYCSPGGFRILASNYLGLKDHDRFGEIEELITEVEVTAAEIAEELMKSEEIDFVLAGLVAFLGKKKKEKAKSNIGKEDEVKGNKKEEDVKLPRRSRRKRSRKSRI encoded by the exons ATGTTTTCCCTAAGCAGTAGCATTCCTTCAACAGCGTCGGTTCTATCAGCATACACAACTTTTGCTGCATCCGCTGTTCTAGTGCGCACCGTGCTCCATGAAGTCCAGAGCATGACTAGCCGGCTTATACCCCAACAACTCCAAGACAAGCTCTTCACCAAAATTGGATCCCTTTTTGGGAATCTCTCTTCCCAGATGTGTATAACCATTTCTGATCACAATGGCCTCACCCCGAATGAGATGTTCGAAGCTTGTGAAACTTATTTAAGAGGAAACATAAGCCCATCGGTCCACCGGCTCAAGGTAGTGAAGGAGCCAAAAGCAGAGAAATTGTCCGTCAACATAAACGATGGCGAGACAACTTTTGACGCATTCGAGGGGATACATCTTGTTTGGAGATTGAATTGCTCTGAGACTCAGAAGACTGGCGCCGACTATGATGGCTACTTCTCTTCTGAAAGGGTGGAACGTCGATCGTTTGAGCTTTTCTTTAACAAGAAGTACAAGGATAAGGTATTAGGATCTTACCTGCCCTACGTGCTTGAAAGATCAAAAGCCATCAACGGAGAGAACAAAGTGATAAAGCTGTACTCGGGTGGAAATTGGTACGTGGATGTTAATCTCCAACATCCATCCACGTTTGACACGCTGGCAATGGATCCAGAGGTTAAGAAAGAATTGATGCAGGACTTGGATAGATTTGTGAGGAGGAGGACTTTCTATAAGAGGGTTGGGAAGGCTTGGAAAAGAGGATACTTGTTGTATGGTCCTCCAGGAACAGGCAAGTCCAGCTTGGTTGCTGCCATGGCGAACTATCTCAAATTCCACATCTATGACTTGGAGCTTTCCAGTGTGCGAGGCAACAACGACCTTAGAAGTCTACTGGTTTCGACTAAAAACCGATCAATCCTTGTCGTTGAGGGCATTGATTGCAGCATTGAGATGCAGAACAGAGAAGCTGGCCAATCCGGAAGACGCAGTGGTGAGAATCAG CTAACATTATCAGGATTGCTGAATTTTATCGATGGGCTGTGGTCGAGTTGCGGTGATGAAAGAATAGTTGTGTTCACAACAAACTACAAAGAAAGGCTGGATCCTGCACTGTTAAGGCCTGGACGGATGGACATGCATATTCATTTGTCATATTGCAGTCCTGGTGGATTCAGGATCTTGGCTTCCaattatcttggtttgaaggaTCACGACAGGtttggtgaaattgaagagctcATAACAGAAGTGGAGGTAACCGCTGCTGAGATTGCGGAAGAACTCatgaaaagtgaagaaattgaCTTTGTACTTGCGGGACTCGTTGCTTTCCttgggaagaaaaagaaggaaaaggccAAGTCCAATATTGGCAAAGAGGACGAAGTTAAGGGTAACAAGAAAGAGGAGGACGTAAAGTTACCAAGGAGAAGTAGGAGGAAGAGAAGCAGAAAATCCAGGATATGA
- the LOC113716807 gene encoding U-box domain-containing protein 6-like: protein METAEVEEVLLSIGEPKLHGGMCKSLSAIYAKVLGIFPDLEAARPRSTSGIQALCALHIALEKTKNILQHCAECSKLYLAITGDSVVLKFEKARCALEDGLRRVEDIVPQAIGSQISEILIDLMGIEFSLDSMEKQVGDEIIALLQQGRKFNNSNDTGELESFHQAASRLGITSSRAALRERRALKKLIDRARAEEDKRKESIVAYLLHLMRKYSKLFRNEFSDDNDSQGSTPCSPTVQGSFEDGSGPGINGHAFDRQLSKLSSFNFKPNFRRSGQIPVPPEELRCPISLQLMYDPVIIASGQTYERICIEKWFSDGHKTCPKTQQQLCHLGLTPNYCVKGLVASWCEQNGVPVPDGPPESLDLNYWRLALSDSDTAKSKLTNNVGYFKFKGVKVVPLEDSGVIEEAEGNEVEDVSPQEHECGVNLFERYKDFLVILEKEDDITKQCKVVEQIRHLLKDDEEARIYMGANGFVEALLRFLDSALQARNETAQEVGAMALFNLAVNNNRNKDLMLEGKVLELLGKMIINCKCAGAATALYLNLSCLEEAKPIIGSSEAVPFLIQVLQHQPDVQCRLDSLHALYNLSGHQANIPHLLSAGVIDSLQVLITNSGDHSWTEKSIAVVINLAASRSAREEIISSSGLVSGLATILDVGEPVEQEQAAACLLILCNGNEKCSQMVLQEGVIPSLVCISVNGTTRGKQKAQKLLMLFREQRQREPSAVQAALQPECSEIPVTTEDAKPLCKSVSRRKVGRAWSFWWKNKSFSVYQC, encoded by the exons ATGGAAACTGCTGAAGTTGAAGAAGTTTTGCTCTCAATTGGGGAACCAAAG TTGCATGGAGGGATGTGTAAGAGTTTATCAGCAATTTATGCTAAAGTATTGGGGATATTTCCTGACTTGGAAGCAGCAAGGCCAAGAAGTACATCAGGCATTCAAGCATTGTGTGCATTGCACATTGCCCTTGAGAAGACGAAGAATATTCTTCAACACTGTGCAGAGTGTAGTAAACTTTACTTG GCTATAACTGGAGACTCTGTTGTTCTAAAGTTCGAGAAGGCAAGATGCGCTCTTGAAGATGGTCTGAGGCGTGTCGAAGATATTGTTCCACAAGCTATTGGTTCACAG ATATCAGAAATTTTGATTGATCTTATGGGGATTGAATTCTCACTTGATTCGATGGAGAAACAAGTTGGTGACGAGATAATTGCATTGCTCCAGCAAGGTAGAAAATTCAACAACTCTAACGACACTGGTGAACTTGAATCTTTTCACCAGGCTGCTTCTAGACTTGGTATCACATCTTCAAGAGCTGCACTTAGAGAGAGACGGGCTTTGAAGAAACTTATAGACAGAGCTCGTGCTGAGGAAGACAAAAGAAAGGAATCAATTGTGGCTTATCTTTTGCATCTAATgagaaaatattcaaaattatttagaaatgaATTTTCGGATGATAATGACTCACAGGGTTCTACACCTTGTTCTCCAACTGTTCAAGGATCATTTGAGGATGGTAGTGGGCCTGGAATTAATGGCCATGCCTTTGACAGACAACTCTCAAAACTCAGCTCTTTTAACTTCAAGCCAAACTTCAGGAGATCTGGGCAGATTCCTGTCCCTCCTGAAGAATTAAGGTGCCCAATATCATTGCAACTCATGTATGATCCTGTAATTATTGCTTCTGGACAGACGTATGAAAGAATCTGCATAGAGAAGTGGTTCAGCGATGGGCACAAGACATGCCCAAAAACTCAGCAGCAGCTGTGTCATCTTGGATTGACTCCAAATTACTGTGTAAAGGGTCTAGTTGCTAGTTGGTGTGAACAGAATGGAGTTCCTGTTCCAGATGGCCCTCCCGAGTCTCTTGATCTGAACTACTGGAGATTGGCTCTGTCAGACAGTGATACTGCAAAATCAAAATTAACCAATAATGTTGggtacttcaagttcaagggtGTGAAGGTGGTACCCTTGGAGGATAGTGGTGTTATTGAGGAAGCtgaaggaaatgaagttgaagatGTTTCTCCACAGGAGCATGAATGTGGGGTCAATTTATTCGAAAGATATAAAGACTTTTTGGTCATCTTAGAAAAAGAAGACGACATAACAAAACAGTGCAAAGTGGTAGAACAGATAAGGCACTTGCTAAAGGATGATGAAGAAGCCAGAATATACATGGGGGCAAATGGTTTTGTTGAAGCATTATTGCGGTTTTTGGACTCGGCCTTGCAAGCAAGGAATGAGACAGCTCAGGAAGTTGGAGCCATGGCTCTTTTCAATCTGGCTGTGAATAATAACAG AAACAAGGACTTGATGCTGGAAGGAAAAGTGCTTGAATTGCTGGGGAAGATGATCATTAATTGCAAATGTGCTGGAGCTGCAACAGCCCTTTACCTTAACCTGTCTTGCCTTGAAGAGGCCAAGCCCATTATTGGATCCAGTGAAGCTGTCCCTTTCTTGATTCAGGTTCTTCAGCATCAACCTGATGTACAATGTAGGCTTGATTCGCTCCATGCCCTTTATAATCTTTCTGGGCACCAAGCCAATATCCCCCACCTTCTATCAGCTGGTGTCATTGACAGTTTGCAAGTCCTTATCACAAATTCGGGTGACCATTCTTGGACAGAGAAATCCATTGCGGTTGTCATAAACTTGGCTGCAAGTAGATCAGCGCGTGAGGAAATCATATCTTCTTCTGGCCTTGTCAGTGGGCTTGCAACTATTTTGGATGTTGGTGAGCCTGTTGAGCAGGAGCAAGCTGCTGCATGTCTTTTAATACTATGCAATGGCAATGAGAAGTGCAGTCAAATGGTCCTTCAAGAAGGAGTgattccttctttggtttgTATTTCTGTAAATGGGACGACGAGAGGAAAACAGAAAGCTCAGAAGCTCTTAATGTTGTTTCGTGAGCAGAGGCAGCGGGAGCCATCAGCTGTCCAGGCTGCGCTGCAGCCTGAATGTAGTGAGATTCCCGTAACCACAGAAGATGCAAAACCACTATGCAAATCAGTTTCCAGAAGAAAAGTGGGAAGAGCCTGGAGTTTTTGGTGGAAGAACAAGAGTTTTTCTGTATACCAGTGTTAA